The Candidatus Krumholzibacteriota bacterium genome contains a region encoding:
- the thiC gene encoding phosphomethylpyrimidine synthase ThiC: protein MTEYEKAKAGEITEVLGAVAREERVDPEKLRELVAAGKVILTGMARKHSRVIGIGEGLRTKVNANIGTSPDHDDTDIELEKLRVTIDAGADAVMDLSTGGDINAIRRTILERSTIPVGTVPIYQAVVDVTRQGRELTDTTVDEFFSVVEEQARDGVDFMTIHCGLVKRIAEQVAGTRTAGVVSRGGSFLLQWIVRNKRENPYYEYYDRLLDIAHEYDIALSLGDGLRPGAIADSTDLPQISELLVIGELVQRARDRGVSVFVEGPGHVPINEIATNMLIQKKICKGAPFYVLGPLVTDVAPGYDHITAAIGGAIAAWHGADFLCYVTPAEHLRLPSIDDVRDGVIGARIAAHAGDIGKGVAGAAEWDRKVSRLRASLDWQAALDATIDPVRAKEMYDSSSGGSDDLCTMCGEFCAIRGSRRGSGN, encoded by the coding sequence TTGACTGAATATGAGAAGGCAAAAGCAGGTGAGATAACGGAAGTCCTTGGGGCGGTGGCGCGCGAGGAACGTGTCGATCCGGAAAAGCTGCGCGAACTTGTCGCCGCGGGAAAAGTTATCCTTACCGGCATGGCAAGAAAACATTCCAGGGTCATAGGGATCGGTGAAGGGTTGAGGACAAAGGTCAATGCCAACATCGGGACAAGCCCCGATCATGATGATACCGATATAGAACTCGAAAAACTCAGGGTCACGATCGACGCGGGAGCAGACGCCGTGATGGATCTTTCGACCGGCGGAGATATAAACGCGATACGAAGGACTATCCTTGAAAGATCGACGATCCCGGTCGGCACCGTCCCGATCTACCAGGCTGTAGTTGATGTGACGCGGCAGGGAAGGGAATTGACCGACACGACGGTCGACGAATTCTTTTCAGTGGTAGAGGAACAGGCGAGAGACGGCGTCGATTTCATGACGATACATTGCGGCCTGGTAAAACGGATCGCCGAGCAGGTGGCTGGAACGAGGACAGCCGGAGTGGTAAGCAGGGGAGGCAGCTTTCTTCTCCAGTGGATCGTAAGGAACAAACGCGAGAATCCGTACTATGAATATTACGACCGGTTGCTTGATATTGCTCATGAATATGATATCGCCCTCAGTCTGGGCGACGGGCTCAGGCCAGGAGCGATAGCCGATTCGACGGATCTGCCCCAGATAAGCGAGCTTCTCGTTATCGGTGAACTTGTTCAGAGGGCGAGAGACAGAGGAGTCAGCGTCTTCGTCGAAGGTCCCGGGCATGTACCTATTAACGAAATCGCGACGAATATGCTTATTCAGAAGAAGATATGCAAGGGAGCCCCGTTCTATGTCCTTGGACCACTGGTGACAGATGTCGCTCCGGGATATGATCATATTACCGCAGCCATAGGTGGTGCCATAGCTGCCTGGCACGGTGCTGATTTTCTCTGCTATGTCACGCCAGCCGAACATCTGAGGCTTCCATCGATAGATGACGTCCGGGATGGAGTGATCGGAGCGAGGATCGCCGCGCATGCCGGTGATATAGGAAAGGGAGTCGCCGGCGCGGCCGAGTGGGACAGGAAGGTGTCGAGACTGAGAGCTAGCCTCGACTGGCAGGCAGCTCTCGACGCGACTATAGATCCGGTAAGGGCCAAAGAGATGTACGATTCGAGTTCCGGCGGTTCCGACGATCTCTGCACGATGTGTGGAGAATTCTGCGCGATCCGCGGTAGTCGAAGAGGCAGCGGGAATTGA